The following are encoded together in the Robertmurraya sp. FSL R5-0851 genome:
- a CDS encoding ABC transporter permease subunit has translation MELLMQYIVTGLTVGSIYALLAIGFVTIYNITGILNFAQGEFAMIGALTCITFANAGLPISASIILAILISATIGLIVERTAIRHARNTTVIILIIITIGVSTFLKGMGLIIWGTNPKQLAPLIKMEPIHFMGAVINPQSIFIFIVLLILLAVLYVFFEKTYIGSALRACEKNQRAAKLMGINTSTMSALAFTLAAALGAIAGILITPITDATYEMGFLIGVKGFVGMVIGGMHSIPGAVAGALIVGLLETFSGGFISTFYSDAITFLVLILVLFFKPNGIFARASGERV, from the coding sequence ATGGAATTACTCATGCAATATATCGTAACGGGGCTAACAGTTGGAAGTATCTATGCTTTATTAGCCATCGGTTTTGTGACTATCTATAACATTACCGGCATATTAAACTTTGCCCAGGGTGAATTTGCGATGATTGGTGCGCTGACTTGTATTACTTTTGCGAATGCAGGACTACCAATATCTGCATCTATTATTTTAGCTATTCTTATCTCAGCTACCATAGGGTTAATAGTAGAACGTACGGCTATTCGACATGCTAGAAATACTACAGTCATTATCTTAATCATTATTACAATAGGAGTTTCCACCTTCTTAAAGGGGATGGGATTAATTATATGGGGGACCAATCCGAAGCAACTTGCTCCCTTAATTAAAATGGAACCCATTCATTTTATGGGTGCAGTTATTAACCCTCAAAGTATTTTTATTTTCATCGTTTTGTTAATCCTGTTAGCTGTGCTATACGTATTCTTTGAAAAAACCTATATCGGTTCTGCATTACGAGCATGTGAAAAGAATCAACGTGCCGCGAAACTTATGGGGATCAATACAAGTACCATGTCAGCCTTGGCTTTCACTTTGGCTGCCGCATTAGGAGCTATTGCTGGAATTTTGATTACCCCTATTACTGACGCAACGTATGAAATGGGATTTCTAATTGGTGTAAAAGGATTTGTTGGGATGGTCATTGGAGGTATGCATAGTATTCCAGGGGCAGTAGCAGGCGCTTTAATTGTCGGTTTGTTGGAAACTTTTTCTGGAGGTTTTATCTCCACGTTTTATAGTGATGCGATAACATTTCTCGTACTGATCCTTGTTTTATTTTTTAAACCGAATGGAATATTTGCAAGAGCTTCAGGTGAGAGAGTTTAG
- a CDS encoding ABC transporter substrate-binding protein: protein MKKFWKSICSFSLMLILVIALSACNTETSSSNDKNDGDGDKEVIKIGAIFAETGPASTLGKTQANYVKLIQQQLDEEGSINGKKIEIIMQDYETDDTKAVIAADKLISEGVVAVVGATQASTSMAILPKISSEGIPLMTVAPVNPEAKDIYQMAPSNLTNANLIIEFLKENNISKVAWINARDGFGVEGLPSFEKVAKENDIKIVAHEEFDATATDMTVQLTNIRKENPEAVIVWSRTPGAGIVARNFKALGFDIPMIQSSASANKGFLDQVKDNNENIYVIGSKLSVVDQLPNGEQKDRLEKFREDYRAMFNSDPDNFTAHAADGFHLLIEAIKAGNTTSEDIHNYLKTEVNKYSGLTGSFELQSDYVGPYEDGFSVLGIENNEWKYYE from the coding sequence ATGAAAAAGTTTTGGAAATCTATTTGTTCGTTTAGTTTGATGTTAATTTTAGTCATAGCTTTGTCTGCTTGTAACACGGAAACTTCTAGTAGTAATGATAAAAATGATGGTGACGGTGATAAAGAGGTTATAAAAATTGGAGCTATTTTTGCCGAAACCGGTCCTGCTTCTACTTTAGGAAAAACTCAGGCGAATTATGTGAAGCTCATCCAGCAACAATTAGATGAAGAAGGATCTATAAATGGAAAGAAAATTGAAATTATTATGCAAGACTATGAAACGGACGATACAAAAGCTGTGATTGCTGCAGACAAATTAATTTCAGAAGGGGTAGTTGCGGTTGTTGGTGCCACTCAAGCTAGTACCTCAATGGCAATCTTACCCAAAATCTCTAGCGAGGGAATACCATTAATGACTGTGGCTCCTGTTAATCCTGAAGCGAAGGATATTTATCAAATGGCACCAAGTAACTTAACGAATGCTAACTTAATAATTGAATTCTTAAAAGAAAATAATATTTCAAAAGTAGCCTGGATTAATGCTCGTGATGGGTTTGGAGTAGAAGGTCTCCCTTCCTTTGAAAAGGTAGCAAAAGAAAATGACATAAAAATCGTGGCACATGAGGAATTTGATGCAACTGCTACGGATATGACGGTTCAATTAACAAATATTCGGAAAGAGAATCCAGAGGCAGTAATCGTTTGGTCAAGAACACCAGGTGCTGGAATCGTAGCACGTAATTTTAAAGCACTCGGGTTTGATATTCCTATGATTCAATCTTCTGCATCTGCTAATAAAGGGTTCTTAGACCAAGTGAAAGATAATAATGAAAATATCTACGTAATTGGCAGTAAATTAAGTGTTGTTGATCAATTACCAAATGGAGAGCAAAAAGACAGATTAGAAAAGTTCCGTGAAGATTATCGTGCAATGTTTAATAGTGATCCTGATAATTTTACCGCACATGCAGCGGATGGGTTCCATCTACTAATTGAGGCGATTAAAGCAGGAAATACCACCTCTGAAGATATTCATAATTACTTAAAGACAGAAGTCAATAAGTATTCTGGGTTAACGGGTTCCTTCGAATTACAATCGGATTATGTAGGACCTTACGAAGATGGATTCTCAGTTCTTGGTATTGAGAATAATGAATGGAAGTATTATGAGTAG
- the sstT gene encoding serine/threonine transporter SstT, protein MKNLFLKWNEVSLVKRILVGMIIGIIFALAIPDATKWVSIFGSLFVGALKAVAPVLVLFLVMHAISKHRTGQQTNMKSIIGLYAASTFLAGLVAVVASFIFPVSLTLTSGADDLTPPGGIVEVLRTLLFNIVDNPVNALINANYIGILTWAILLGIALRSANDSTKNLLESFSNAISQLVKWVISLAPIGIMGLVYDAIVTNGLSALLDYGKLLLVLVGCMFFVALVVNPIIVYVNIRTNPYPLVFKCLKESGITAFFTRSSAANIPVNMTLCEKLDLDKDTYSVSIPLGATINMAGAAITISVLTLAAVHTLGIQVDIGTALILSVLAAVSAAGASGVAGGSLLLIPLACSLFGISNDVAMQVVAVGFIIGVVQDSCETALNSSSDVLYTATAEYAKKRKEGKAVKISASKKNRA, encoded by the coding sequence ATGAAAAATCTATTTCTTAAGTGGAATGAAGTGAGCCTTGTTAAACGTATCCTCGTAGGCATGATTATCGGAATCATCTTTGCTTTAGCGATTCCGGATGCAACAAAATGGGTATCTATTTTCGGTTCATTATTCGTAGGAGCACTAAAGGCTGTTGCCCCAGTGTTAGTTCTTTTCCTAGTTATGCACGCCATTTCTAAGCACAGAACTGGTCAACAAACCAATATGAAATCTATTATCGGGTTATATGCAGCCAGTACCTTTTTAGCAGGACTTGTTGCGGTTGTGGCAAGCTTTATCTTCCCGGTTAGTTTAACTCTTACATCCGGAGCTGATGACCTAACTCCTCCTGGAGGAATTGTTGAAGTCCTTAGAACATTATTATTTAATATTGTTGATAATCCAGTAAATGCTCTAATCAATGCAAATTATATTGGTATTCTCACTTGGGCTATCCTTCTTGGAATCGCCCTTCGCAGTGCTAATGACTCAACTAAAAACCTGTTAGAAAGCTTTTCAAATGCGATTTCTCAACTTGTTAAATGGGTAATCAGCTTAGCACCAATTGGAATTATGGGTCTTGTGTATGATGCAATCGTAACAAACGGATTATCTGCATTATTAGACTATGGAAAACTACTTCTTGTACTAGTAGGTTGTATGTTCTTTGTTGCTCTTGTGGTGAATCCAATCATCGTTTATGTAAACATTCGTACAAACCCTTATCCATTAGTATTTAAATGCTTAAAAGAAAGTGGAATTACGGCCTTCTTTACTCGTAGTTCAGCAGCAAATATTCCAGTTAATATGACATTATGCGAAAAACTAGATCTAGATAAGGACACCTATTCTGTCTCTATCCCTCTAGGGGCAACGATTAACATGGCTGGTGCAGCGATTACGATTTCTGTTCTGACTCTAGCAGCTGTTCACACCCTAGGTATTCAAGTTGATATTGGTACTGCCCTAATCCTTAGTGTTTTAGCAGCTGTCTCTGCTGCGGGTGCCTCAGGTGTTGCTGGTGGTTCACTCCTGCTTATTCCTTTAGCTTGTAGCTTATTTGGAATTTCTAATGATGTGGCCATGCAAGTAGTTGCAGTTGGTTTCATCATCGGTGTGGTACAGGACTCTTGTGAAACGGCTCTTAATTCATCATCTGACGTACTTTATACAGCTACTGCTGAATACGCAAAGAAGCGTAAAGAAGGTAAAGCAGTTAAGATTAGTGCTTCTAAGAAAAACCGGGCATAG